The genomic interval GCCAGCCCGGACCAGTCGCTGCCGCCCGAAGACCTGACCATCGTAAACAACGTGGTGCAGACGCGACCGGGCGCTCCGATCGTAACGACGCACCTGGAGCCGATCGGAAATACCATCTGGGCCGGTAACATCTTCTATGGCAAACCCGGATCATTCCCGGAAGGGGCAGCGACGTTCGCCCATCCGGAACTGGTCCGGGGCGACGATGGCCTCTACCGCCCGGCGCCTACCAGCCCGCTCATCGATGCGGGACGTCCGGACTTCGCCCCCGCAGTGGATATGGACGGGCAGCCGCGTAGCGATCGGGCGCCCGACGTGGGGGCCGACGAGGTTTCGGACGCCCCCGTACGCTGGAAACCGCTCACACCCGCCGACGTGGGGCCCGACTGGCTGCGGGAGGCAAACATCGAAGTGAAGTTCGGAGGAAGGCCGTCCAGACTGGCACCGCATACTTCCGGCTTTCCCTTCGAAGGCGTGACCGACATGAGCTTCTACGTGGAACGGCCGTCCCATGTGCGGATCAGCATGTTCGACCTGAGCGGGCGCAGAGTGATGACCGTGTTCGAGGAACGGGTCGATGAAGGAGCCCACGTGTTTCGCCTCGACGGGAGCCACTTGCCCACCGGGACCTACCTGCTGGTGATGGAGACCGACTGCAACGAGCGCGACTATCGGCTGATTACCATACGACGCTGACCGACCTGCTGGCAGAAAAGAAAACCGCTTTAAGACGAGCCAGCACGAAGTGAAATGTCCCGGGCTTTACTTGACCGTTAAGAAACGACAGTGTATTTTTTGAAACGCCATGTATGATGTATTACATCCTATGATGAAACGACAGTACATTCTGTTCACGCTCGGGCTGATGCTGGTGCTGGGTGGTGTGCCGGCGCTGGCCCAGGTGCAGCATCCCCGTGTGTTCATCACGGCCGAGGAAGCGGCGGCCATCCGTGAGCAGGCCGATCGCTACCCGTTGCTCAGGAATACGCTGGCGCAGGTGCAGGCCGAAATGGAAGAGGCGCTGGCGAAGCCCATCGAAATTCCGCCCCCGGGCGAGGCCGGCGGCTACGAACATGAACGGCACAAGCAGAACTATCGCGAAATGTTCAAAGCCGGCCTGCTCTACCAGATCACCGGCGACGAACGCTATGCCCGGTTCGTGCGGGATATGCTGATGGGCTATGCGGCCATGTACCCCGAGCTGGGGCCGCATCCGCGCAGCGAACGCCAGATCCCGGGCAAGCTCTTTCACCAGCTGCTCAACGAGTGCGTCTGGCTGGTGCATACCATCGTGGCCTACGACGCGATCTACAACTGGCTGAGCGAGGCCGATCGGGCACATATCGAAGCCAGCGTGTTTCGGCCGATGGCCTCCTGGATCATGAACGAGGGGGCCTACGAATTCAACCGCATTCACAATCACGGTACCTGGGCGGTGGCCGCCGTGGGCATGACCGGCTACGTGATCGGCGAGCCGGACTGGGTGGAAAAGGCGCTCTACGGCAGCAATAAGGACGGCAAGGGCGGATTCTACGCACAGCTCGACCAGCTCTTTTCGCCGGACGGCTACTACATGGAGGGGCCGTATTATGCCCGCTATGCGCTCTGGCCCTTCTTCTTCTTTGCCGAGGCGATCGAGCGGTACGAGCCCGAACGGGGCATCTACGCCTACCGCGATAGCATCCTGAAAAAAGCCCTCTATGCTACGGTCCAGACCGCTTTTCCGGACGGCGTCTTCCCGCCCATCAACGACGCCTCGCTCACGATGGACATCCGGGCGCCGGGTGTCGTACTGGCCACCGACGTGGTGTTTGCCCGCTACGGAGGTGATCCGGCGCTGCTGGGAGTGGCGCATGAGCAGGGGCAGGTGGTGCTCAACGGGGCCGGGCTGGCCGTGGCGAAAGCCTACGCCGAAGCGCCCGAAGTGCCCCGGATGACGTGGCCCAGCGTCGAGTTTACCGACGGCGCAGACGGCCAACGAGGCGGCATTGGCTTTCTGCGTACCGGCGTGGGCCGTGACCAGACCGTCGTGCTCATGAAGTACGGCGTACACGGGCTCGGCCACGGCCACTTCGACAAGCTGCACTTCATGCTCTACGACAACGGCCGTCAGGTCATTCGCGACTACGGCTTTGCCCGGTTCATCAACGTGGAGCCCAAGTACGGTGGTCGCTATCTCCCGGAAAACGATAGCTATGCCATGCAGACCATCGCCCACAATACGGTGGTGGTGGACGAGACCAGCCAGAATCGGGCTGATTTCGACGAAGCCGAGGCCATGTCGGGCCTGCGGCACTTTTTCGACGGCAGGGGCGGCCCCGTACAGGCCATGAGTGCGCGTGCCAACGGCTACTGGCCGGGCGTAAACATGCAGCGGACGCTACTGCTCGTCGAAGATGCGCGGCTGGACTATCCCGTGGTGGTGGACCTCTTCCGGGTGACGGCCGACACCGTGCACCAGTACGACTATCCCCTGCACTTTCTGGGGCAACCCATCTGGGACAACCTGGGCATTCGGGGCTACCCCGATCAGCTCAGGCCGCTGGGGACCGACTTCGGCTACCAGCACATCTGGGAGGAGGCGCGAGCGCGCACCGATAGCGTCGTGCAGTTTACCTGGCTCGATGGCTCGCGCTACTACACCTGGACGGTGGCGGCCGCTCCGGCTACAGACGTCATCCTGGGGCGCACCGGGGCCAACGATCCCCGCTTTAATCTGCGCCGGGAGCCGATGATTCTGGTGCGGCGCCAGGCAAAGGATCATCTGTTCGCCAGTGTCATCGAGCCGCATGGCTACTTCAACGAGGCGCGAGAAATCAGCCTCAAGGCCCGGCCGCAGGTGCAGGCGGTTCGCGTGGTGGGCCACAACGCGGAGGGCAGCGTGGTAGAGGTGATCGGGAAAGGCGGGTGGAAGTGGACCATCATGGTAACGAACGGTCCGGCCGATCCTGAAGCCCGCCACACGGTCACGTTCGACGGCCGCACGTTCTCGTGGACCGGTAACTACGCGGTGGAAGGGGTGCTGGCCCCGGACGCTTCGCGTCGTGAATGATCAGACCTGCAGCGAAGACCTTAACTGTCGTTTTCAAACCAAAAACAGGTTGCACGATGAAGATCGATCTCACAGGCAAACGTGCACTGGTGACGGGCGCCGGTCGTGACATCGGCCGCGCCATTGCCGAAGCACTGGCACGTTGCGGTGCCGCCGTAGCGGTGAACTACCGGGCCTCGAAAGACCAGGCGGAGGAGGTGGTGCAGGCCATTCGCGCCGAAGGCGGCACGGCCATCGCCGTGCAGGCCGATGTCACCCGGGCCGACGAGGTGGAGCGCATGATCCAGGAAGTGGTGCAACAGCTCGGCGGCAACCTGGATATTCTGGTCAACAACGCGGGCGGCCTTGTGCAGCGTTCGGCCATTGCGGATATGCCCGAGGAGTTGTGGGATCAGGTGATGAACGTCAACCTGAAGAGCGTTTTTCTGGTAACGAAGGCCGCGCTGAAGCATTTCAACGACGGAGGCGCCATCGTCAACGTCTCGTCGCTGGCGGCGCGCAACGGAGGCGGAAACGGCGCCGTGGCCTACGCCGCGGCAAAAGGCGGGGTGCTGACCTTCACGCGCGGGCTGGCGAAAGAACTTGCTCCGCGGAAAATCCGGGTCAACTGTGTTTCGCCCGGGCTGATCAACACCACCTTCCACGACCGCTTTACGCCGCCCGAGGTGCGTCAGCGTGTGGCCAGTTCGACGCCGCTCGGCCGTGAGGGCGAGGCCTCTGAGGTGGCCGCCGGTGTCGTCTTCCTGGCGTCTGATCTGGCCTCTTACATCAACGGCGAATCCCTGGAAATCAACGGTGGCCTCTATTTTGTCTGAGCCAGCCCGCTCTGCGCATGGAGATGACGACAAAAAATCAATCGAAACGGTTTGTTTTCGGTCAGGAAGTGCCCTGGGAGGATCTGGGCGGAGGCATCCGGCGCCAGATTCTCGGCTACGACGAGCACCTGATGCTGGTGCGGGTGCTCTTTGAGAAAGGAGCGGTAGGGGTGGTGCATCATCATCCCCACCGCCAGACCACCTACGTGGAATCCGGCGTGTTCCGGGTCCGTATCGGAGACGAGGAGGCCATCCTGAAAGCGGGCGATGGCTTCTTCGTGCCGCCCGACGTGCCACACGGTGCGGAGGCGCTGGAGGCAGGGAGCCTGATCGACGTATTCGCACCGGCACGTCGATCTTTCCTGGGCTTTGACGAAGATTGACAGGTTCATGGGGACGCCTCACCTGCAGCCTGGCAGTGCGGGAAGATCCAGACGCTTCCCGCCGGGCATTCTGGCGCTGGCGGCGTGGCTGCTCGTCGGCTCCGTCGCCAGCGCCCAGAACCCTTATGAAACCTATACAGGCTTCACGGTCCCGACCGAAGCCGTCCTTCCGGACAGCGAAGTACACCCCTCGCTGTGGTTCTCGGCCGAGGAGCTGGCCACGATCCGGGCCCGGTGGCAGGATCCGGCCTATGCCGAGCTGGTGGACGAGATCAAGCGCGACATCCGGGACTTCAAAAACCGCAACCCCGAGGCCACCGATCCGGGCGAACGGGCCCGGATGGCCAAGACGCTGGCCTTCGCCTGGTTGATGGAAAACGACATCGTGGCGCTGGTAAAAGCGCTTGCGACACTCGACGTGGCCTACGACAACGTGCCCCAGCGCTACGGCTCGGACGTGTTCGACGGCGAATACGACGAGATCTACCGGGCCACGTGGTTGCAGAACTACTGTGCCGCCTACGACTGGCTGTACGACCAGCTCGGGCCTGAGCTGGAGGCCGAATTGCGGGCCAAGCTGGTGGCCGAGGCGCAGTTGCTCTACACCTACATGAACCAATACGCGCCAAGGCCGCACAACCACCGCTCCAAGCCGGCCTATGCGCTCGGAACGGCGGCGCTGACGCTTTCCAGTCATCCGGATGCGGCAAAGTGGCTGAGCTTTGCGCTCGACCGGCAGAACAGCGTCACGAAGTACATGTTCAGCAACGAAGGGGTCTATCGCGAGGGGCCCCACTACTACGTCTTCACGCTGGTCAATGCGATTCCCTTTCTCTGGCATTATCTGCACGTGTCGGGCGTGAATCTTTTTCCGTACTATCAGCCAGCCTTCGAATGGCCCATCCGTATCCGAAACAGCCGCGGGTGGATGCCCAACATCGAAGACGGCTACATGAAGCCCGCGCCCACGCACACCGTGGCCGCCGCCTATCGCAATACACCGACCCTGCTGCACAGCAGCGCGCCGCTGGCCGAGATTCTGCAGTGGAACTGGCAGACTACCCGGTTTTTCACCCAGAACTACACCGGCGCCACGAATGACGTCACCTGGGAGATCGACGTGTTGCTCTCCTGGGACGCGAGTATTCCGGCAACGCCTCCGGACGTCTCGCCCACGCAGATCCTGCAGAGTGGCCAGGTGGCGTTTCGCAATGCGTGGACCGACGAGGGGGCGGCTTCGCGCTATCTGCTTTTCCACGGCGTGGCCTCGGCCGACAACCACGACCACCCCGACCACCTCTCGTACGTGGTGGATGCGGCCAACACGCCGCTGGCCGTGGATGCCGGTTACGGGCCGGAGGGCTTCAGCGACGACCGGCGTAGCTGGTACACGTCGCCTCAGGCCCACAACACGGTCACGGTCAACGGTTACCCGCTGGTCGATTACAGCACGGCGCGGAACGAAGGTCCACGTCTGCGGCACGCGCTCGACACGCCGTTTTACGACTTCGCCGAAATGCAGGCCCGCAGCCAGGGCGTGGCCGGCGGCGCCGAAGTACGGCGCGGCATTGCGTTTCCTGAAGAACGTTTCTGGGTGGTGTACGACCTGGGCTCCTCGGACAACGAGGCCAGCTACCAGGTGCACCTGCACGGGCGGGGGACGTTTGCGCGCAACGGTTCATGGCTGACCTGGACCGCCCAGCCTGACACCTACGGCGAGGGCGCCCGCCTGCATGCGGCGTTCGCCGGCAACCGCACGCTGACGATTTCGGAGAACTCCGGCTGGACGAGTCTCTACTGGGGGCATGAGGAGACGCAGACCTACGTTTCCGTGCGGCAGACGGCCACCGATCCGGTCTTTCTGCACGTGCTCTATCCGACTCCGTTAGACGGAACGCCCCCGGCGCTGGTGGACCGGAGCAGCTCCGGCATCGTCAGTCTGGAGCTGACCGAAGACGCGGGCATCACCAACGTGGCCGTGCAGCGAGATCAGGTGCTGCGAACGGCCGGGCCGCTGGCGACCGACGCGATTTTTGCCTGGACCCGGCGCGTGCAGGGGAGCATCGTGCAGTTCGCTCTGACCGAAGGGCGAGAACTCCGGTGGGAAGGGCGCCTGCTGCTTTCGGCCAGCGACACGCTGACGGTGGCCGTCGATCGCTCCGATCCGTCGCGTCAGTTGCTGTATGTGGAGCCGTTCACCGGACAGGCCGAGTTGACGCTTCGGCTGCTGCCCGACTCGGCCACGCCGCTTTCCGTAATGCTCGACGGGCAGCCGCTGGCCTTCGAGACGCCGGAGCAGGGCACGGTGCGCTTCCGGCTCAGCGGCGATCAGCTCGGAGCCGGCAGCGTCATTGTGGTAACAACGAACGTGGCCTCGGCCGCCGAGCCCCATGAGGCGGCCACCGCAGGTTTCATGATAGAGGGACCCTATCCCAACCCCACGTCGGGGCCGATGCACTTTCGGCTTGTACTGGCCCGACCGGCGCATGTACGAGCGGTGCTGTACGACGTGCTGGGACGTCGCCTGGCGACGCTGTGGGATGGGGCGGTGGGAGCCGGACAGACCGAATTGACCTGGGACGTGGGACGCCTGTTGCGACAGAAACTGACGCCAGGGCCCTA from Rhodothermus marinus carries:
- a CDS encoding alginate lyase family protein, producing MMKRQYILFTLGLMLVLGGVPALAQVQHPRVFITAEEAAAIREQADRYPLLRNTLAQVQAEMEEALAKPIEIPPPGEAGGYEHERHKQNYREMFKAGLLYQITGDERYARFVRDMLMGYAAMYPELGPHPRSERQIPGKLFHQLLNECVWLVHTIVAYDAIYNWLSEADRAHIEASVFRPMASWIMNEGAYEFNRIHNHGTWAVAAVGMTGYVIGEPDWVEKALYGSNKDGKGGFYAQLDQLFSPDGYYMEGPYYARYALWPFFFFAEAIERYEPERGIYAYRDSILKKALYATVQTAFPDGVFPPINDASLTMDIRAPGVVLATDVVFARYGGDPALLGVAHEQGQVVLNGAGLAVAKAYAEAPEVPRMTWPSVEFTDGADGQRGGIGFLRTGVGRDQTVVLMKYGVHGLGHGHFDKLHFMLYDNGRQVIRDYGFARFINVEPKYGGRYLPENDSYAMQTIAHNTVVVDETSQNRADFDEAEAMSGLRHFFDGRGGPVQAMSARANGYWPGVNMQRTLLLVEDARLDYPVVVDLFRVTADTVHQYDYPLHFLGQPIWDNLGIRGYPDQLRPLGTDFGYQHIWEEARARTDSVVQFTWLDGSRYYTWTVAAAPATDVILGRTGANDPRFNLRREPMILVRRQAKDHLFASVIEPHGYFNEAREISLKARPQVQAVRVVGHNAEGSVVEVIGKGGWKWTIMVTNGPADPEARHTVTFDGRTFSWTGNYAVEGVLAPDASRRE
- a CDS encoding SDR family NAD(P)-dependent oxidoreductase; translated protein: MKIDLTGKRALVTGAGRDIGRAIAEALARCGAAVAVNYRASKDQAEEVVQAIRAEGGTAIAVQADVTRADEVERMIQEVVQQLGGNLDILVNNAGGLVQRSAIADMPEELWDQVMNVNLKSVFLVTKAALKHFNDGGAIVNVSSLAARNGGGNGAVAYAAAKGGVLTFTRGLAKELAPRKIRVNCVSPGLINTTFHDRFTPPEVRQRVASSTPLGREGEASEVAAGVVFLASDLASYINGESLEINGGLYFV
- a CDS encoding cupin domain-containing protein; translation: MEMTTKNQSKRFVFGQEVPWEDLGGGIRRQILGYDEHLMLVRVLFEKGAVGVVHHHPHRQTTYVESGVFRVRIGDEEAILKAGDGFFVPPDVPHGAEALEAGSLIDVFAPARRSFLGFDED
- a CDS encoding heparinase II/III domain-containing protein, with translation MGTPHLQPGSAGRSRRFPPGILALAAWLLVGSVASAQNPYETYTGFTVPTEAVLPDSEVHPSLWFSAEELATIRARWQDPAYAELVDEIKRDIRDFKNRNPEATDPGERARMAKTLAFAWLMENDIVALVKALATLDVAYDNVPQRYGSDVFDGEYDEIYRATWLQNYCAAYDWLYDQLGPELEAELRAKLVAEAQLLYTYMNQYAPRPHNHRSKPAYALGTAALTLSSHPDAAKWLSFALDRQNSVTKYMFSNEGVYREGPHYYVFTLVNAIPFLWHYLHVSGVNLFPYYQPAFEWPIRIRNSRGWMPNIEDGYMKPAPTHTVAAAYRNTPTLLHSSAPLAEILQWNWQTTRFFTQNYTGATNDVTWEIDVLLSWDASIPATPPDVSPTQILQSGQVAFRNAWTDEGAASRYLLFHGVASADNHDHPDHLSYVVDAANTPLAVDAGYGPEGFSDDRRSWYTSPQAHNTVTVNGYPLVDYSTARNEGPRLRHALDTPFYDFAEMQARSQGVAGGAEVRRGIAFPEERFWVVYDLGSSDNEASYQVHLHGRGTFARNGSWLTWTAQPDTYGEGARLHAAFAGNRTLTISENSGWTSLYWGHEETQTYVSVRQTATDPVFLHVLYPTPLDGTPPALVDRSSSGIVSLELTEDAGITNVAVQRDQVLRTAGPLATDAIFAWTRRVQGSIVQFALTEGRELRWEGRLLLSASDTLTVAVDRSDPSRQLLYVEPFTGQAELTLRLLPDSATPLSVMLDGQPLAFETPEQGTVRFRLSGDQLGAGSVIVVTTNVASAAEPHEAATAGFMIEGPYPNPTSGPMHFRLVLARPAHVRAVLYDVLGRRLATLWDGAVGAGQTELTWDVGRLLRQKLTPGPYLIKVEADGVRRVVRGLVSR